One stretch of Streptomyces sp. 135 DNA includes these proteins:
- a CDS encoding MFS transporter, with protein sequence MTSTARAAHGRPAGDTSLVLVLGLATMIVSMMQTLVVPIMSIIQGDLGTSTANVSWVTTATLLSAAVFTPLLGRFGDMHGKKPTLVGVLLLMIAGSVLAATTSSLLWLVVGRVLQGAATAIFPLALSVLREEMPPAKLHGAMAMVSGTLAVGSGLALVAAGLLTQGPDPDYHRVFWLAAALAVVALVGVLVRVPASRSTTGGRTDWLGAATLAALLVLLLLPISQGHEWGWTSGRTLGLFGGAVVMAAVWTLVERTVREPMVDMRMFAHRPVLFTNLAGLFLGFAMFSQFIGVAYLVQMPKELTGYGFGASVLRSSVEYLLPATLISLIAAQFGGMLVGRIGPRLTLATGAVFGVGGFAWLTAAHDSSASVILAGMLIGVAISFGYAAMPALIVAGVPHHQTGIANGLNSISRSVGSAIASAIITSLLASKTLENLPAGAPALPAESQFTLSFALAGAAFVLIVAVALVGLARGGTRSRTSGTAGGAGTETEPAETAEPVKAAAVTA encoded by the coding sequence GTGACATCCACAGCTCGCGCGGCGCACGGACGCCCCGCAGGAGACACCTCGCTCGTCCTGGTCCTCGGCCTCGCCACCATGATCGTCTCGATGATGCAGACCCTCGTCGTGCCGATCATGAGCATCATCCAGGGCGACCTCGGCACCTCCACCGCGAACGTCAGCTGGGTCACCACGGCGACCCTGCTGTCCGCCGCGGTCTTCACCCCGCTCCTCGGCCGCTTCGGCGACATGCACGGCAAGAAGCCCACCCTGGTCGGCGTCCTGCTGCTGATGATCGCCGGATCGGTCCTGGCCGCCACCACCAGTTCGCTGCTGTGGCTCGTCGTCGGCCGCGTCCTCCAGGGCGCCGCCACCGCGATCTTCCCGCTCGCCCTGTCGGTCCTGCGGGAGGAGATGCCCCCGGCGAAGCTGCACGGCGCGATGGCCATGGTCAGCGGGACGCTCGCGGTCGGCAGCGGCCTCGCGCTCGTCGCGGCGGGCCTGCTCACCCAGGGCCCGGACCCCGACTACCACCGGGTGTTCTGGCTCGCGGCCGCTCTGGCGGTGGTGGCCCTCGTAGGCGTTCTGGTGCGCGTTCCCGCGTCGCGGTCCACGACGGGCGGCCGGACCGACTGGCTCGGCGCGGCGACCCTGGCCGCGCTTCTCGTCCTGCTCCTGCTGCCGATCTCGCAGGGCCACGAGTGGGGCTGGACCTCGGGGCGCACCCTCGGCCTGTTCGGCGGCGCCGTCGTGATGGCGGCCGTCTGGACCCTGGTGGAGCGCACGGTCCGCGAGCCCATGGTGGACATGCGGATGTTCGCCCACCGGCCGGTGCTCTTCACCAACCTCGCCGGACTGTTCCTCGGCTTCGCGATGTTCTCGCAGTTCATCGGCGTCGCCTACCTGGTGCAGATGCCGAAGGAACTCACCGGCTACGGCTTCGGGGCCTCGGTCCTGCGGTCCTCCGTCGAGTACCTGCTGCCGGCCACGCTGATCTCGCTGATCGCCGCGCAGTTCGGCGGCATGCTGGTCGGGCGGATCGGGCCGCGGCTCACCCTCGCCACGGGCGCCGTGTTCGGCGTCGGCGGCTTCGCCTGGCTGACCGCCGCGCACGACTCCTCGGCGTCGGTCATCCTCGCCGGGATGCTGATCGGCGTGGCCATCAGCTTCGGTTACGCCGCCATGCCCGCGCTCATCGTGGCCGGCGTCCCGCACCACCAGACGGGCATCGCCAACGGCCTCAACTCCATCTCCCGGTCCGTCGGCAGCGCGATCGCCAGCGCGATCATCACCTCCCTGCTGGCGTCCAAGACGCTGGAGAACCTGCCGGCCGGTGCGCCCGCACTGCCCGCCGAGAGCCAGTTCACGCTGAGCTTCGCCCTTGCCGGGGCGGCGTTCGTCCTGATCGTCGCGGTGGCGCTGGTCGGCCTCGCCCGGGGCGGGACCCGGTCGCGTACGTCGGGGACGGCGGGCGGCGCGGGGACCGAAACGGAGCCCGCTGAGACCGCCGAGCCCGTCAAGGCGGCGGCCGTCACCGCCTGA
- a CDS encoding MarR family transcriptional regulator, whose amino-acid sequence MPETPDVRPGASHAPLLDALWVSMAGLYGDLTAAAAAQGLTYSQAKALNVLRRNGPAPMRVLAASFRCDASNMTGIVDRLESRGLVRREPSPTDRRVKNVVLSEEGVAAVEKIRAGMHATHEALDALSEEERATLQGLLARLSPDAGAAPRGSKAP is encoded by the coding sequence ATGCCCGAGACACCCGACGTGCGCCCCGGCGCGTCCCACGCCCCGCTGCTCGACGCCCTGTGGGTCTCCATGGCGGGCCTCTACGGAGACCTCACCGCGGCTGCCGCGGCGCAGGGGCTCACCTACAGCCAGGCCAAGGCGCTGAACGTGCTGCGACGGAACGGCCCGGCCCCCATGCGGGTGCTGGCCGCCTCGTTCCGGTGTGACGCCTCGAACATGACCGGGATCGTCGACCGCCTGGAGAGCCGCGGCCTGGTCCGCCGCGAACCGAGCCCGACGGACCGGCGGGTGAAGAACGTCGTCCTCTCCGAGGAGGGCGTGGCGGCGGTGGAGAAGATCCGCGCCGGCATGCACGCCACCCATGAGGCGCTGGACGCGCTCAGCGAGGAGGAGCGGGCCACCCTGCAGGGCCTCCTCGCCCGCCTGTCGCCGGATGCGGGCGCCGCCCCCCGGGGGTCGAAGGCACCTTGA
- a CDS encoding RidA family protein gives MAITLVDPTGLPKIDAYRQVSVATGSKLVFVAGQVAWDAEGVMVGEGDLAAQVEQCYLNIGTALAEIGGSFDDVAKLTVYVVDWTPDKMPLFLEGAARAAAKLGVAPVPPGTLLGVAALAAPGLLVEIDAAAVLD, from the coding sequence ATGGCCATCACCCTGGTGGACCCCACTGGATTGCCGAAGATCGACGCCTATCGGCAGGTCTCGGTCGCGACCGGGTCGAAGCTGGTCTTCGTCGCCGGGCAGGTCGCCTGGGACGCCGAGGGGGTCATGGTCGGCGAAGGCGACCTCGCCGCCCAGGTCGAGCAGTGCTACCTCAACATCGGCACCGCCCTTGCGGAGATCGGCGGATCCTTCGACGACGTGGCGAAACTGACCGTGTACGTCGTCGACTGGACCCCCGACAAGATGCCGCTGTTCCTGGAGGGCGCCGCGCGGGCGGCCGCGAAGCTGGGGGTCGCACCGGTGCCGCCGGGCACGCTGCTGGGCGTCGCGGCGCTGGCCGCCCCCGGTCTGCTGGTCGAGATCGACGCCGCCGCGGTCCTCGACTGA
- a CDS encoding helix-turn-helix transcriptional regulator codes for MPIAVDIDVMLARRKMSVGELAERVGITPANLAVLKNGRAKAVRFTTLAALCEVLDCQPGDLLRWETEDAAGG; via the coding sequence ATGCCGATCGCCGTCGACATCGACGTGATGCTGGCCCGGCGGAAGATGTCCGTGGGCGAGCTCGCGGAGCGCGTCGGGATCACGCCGGCCAACCTGGCGGTACTGAAGAACGGCCGCGCCAAAGCGGTGCGCTTCACGACGCTCGCCGCGCTCTGCGAGGTGCTGGACTGCCAGCCGGGGGACTTGCTCCGCTGGGAGACCGAGGACGCCGCGGGCGGATGA
- a CDS encoding DUF2975 domain-containing protein, with protein MGKLTVGALRVVLVALLAGSVFVQAVLVPLLAADLRGSDGDLASRGVPVVVIVLLGFVAAEVVMVCVWRLVTMMRRGTVFSHASFRYVDVVTGAFVAAALLVFALGAVLAPGEAVAPGVVLLVGGVGVAVLGVALIVLVLRMLLAQAVARDVEANRLRAELDEVI; from the coding sequence ATGGGAAAGCTGACGGTGGGCGCGTTGCGCGTCGTACTGGTGGCGCTGCTGGCCGGTTCGGTGTTCGTCCAGGCGGTGCTGGTGCCGCTCCTGGCCGCCGACCTGCGGGGGTCGGACGGTGACCTGGCGTCCCGGGGCGTCCCGGTCGTCGTCATCGTGCTGCTCGGCTTCGTCGCGGCCGAGGTCGTCATGGTCTGCGTATGGCGGCTCGTGACGATGATGCGGCGCGGCACGGTGTTCTCCCACGCCTCGTTCCGGTACGTGGATGTCGTGACCGGCGCCTTCGTGGCGGCCGCCCTGCTGGTGTTCGCACTCGGGGCGGTCCTGGCACCCGGCGAGGCCGTCGCGCCGGGTGTGGTCCTGCTGGTGGGCGGGGTCGGCGTGGCGGTCCTGGGGGTCGCGCTCATCGTGCTCGTCCTGCGGATGCTGCTCGCCCAGGCCGTCGCGCGTGACGTCGAGGCGAACCGGCTGCGGGCCGAGCTGGACGAGGTGATCTGA
- a CDS encoding glutamate--cysteine ligase, protein MRTVGVEEELLLVDRESGEPRALSSAVLARAAKDIAETSGGAERQANDYRDPGEETFEKELTGQQLEFATQPRTSMDDLMQEIVRWRSEAARHAGDLGAGVAALATSPLPVSPSINVGKRYQWMEEQFGLTTQEQLTCGCHVHVSVESDEEGVAVIDRIGPWLPVLVALSSNSPFWHGNDTLYSSYRSRVWGRWPMSGPTDLFGSAERYEERVSAMVATGVLRDRGMVYFDARLSHRYPTVEIRVADVCLDASTTVLVATLARALVETAAREWKAGRPPLGHGVSLLRLAGWRAARSGMDDALLHPVTMLPVPCEEAVTALLDHVRDALEESGDLDMARKTAMSLLEHGTGARVQRELLERTGSLGAMVAECARRTQAT, encoded by the coding sequence TTGCGCACTGTAGGAGTAGAGGAGGAGCTCCTCCTCGTCGATCGAGAGAGTGGCGAGCCACGGGCCCTGTCCTCGGCGGTCCTGGCCCGGGCGGCCAAGGACATCGCCGAGACGTCCGGGGGCGCCGAGCGGCAAGCGAACGACTACCGCGACCCCGGGGAAGAGACGTTCGAGAAGGAGCTGACCGGCCAGCAGCTGGAGTTCGCGACCCAGCCCAGGACCAGCATGGACGACCTCATGCAGGAGATCGTCCGGTGGCGTTCGGAGGCGGCGCGGCACGCGGGTGACCTGGGGGCGGGGGTCGCCGCCCTCGCCACCTCTCCCCTGCCGGTCAGCCCCTCGATCAACGTGGGCAAGCGCTACCAGTGGATGGAGGAACAGTTCGGCCTCACCACGCAGGAGCAGCTGACCTGCGGCTGCCATGTCCACGTCTCGGTCGAGTCGGACGAGGAAGGCGTGGCCGTGATCGACCGGATCGGCCCGTGGCTGCCGGTCCTGGTGGCGCTGAGCTCCAACTCACCCTTCTGGCACGGGAACGACACCCTGTACAGCAGCTACCGCAGCCGGGTGTGGGGGCGCTGGCCGATGTCGGGGCCCACCGACCTCTTCGGTTCCGCCGAGCGGTACGAGGAGCGGGTGAGCGCCATGGTCGCCACCGGCGTCCTGCGCGACCGGGGAATGGTCTACTTCGACGCCCGGCTGTCCCACCGCTACCCCACCGTCGAGATCCGCGTCGCCGATGTGTGCCTGGACGCGTCCACGACCGTCCTGGTGGCGACCCTCGCGCGGGCCCTCGTCGAGACGGCCGCACGGGAGTGGAAGGCGGGGCGCCCGCCGCTGGGGCACGGCGTGAGCCTGCTGCGTCTCGCCGGGTGGCGGGCGGCGCGGTCCGGCATGGACGACGCCCTGCTGCACCCGGTGACCATGCTTCCCGTCCCCTGCGAGGAAGCCGTGACCGCGCTCCTGGACCACGTGCGGGACGCCCTGGAGGAATCGGGGGATCTCGACATGGCACGCAAGACGGCGATGAGCCTGCTGGAGCACGGCACCGGGGCCCGCGTCCAGCGGGAGCTCCTGGAACGCACGGGGAGCCTGGGCGCCATGGTCGCGGAGTGCGCCCGCCGGACCCAGGCGACGTGA
- a CDS encoding LLM class F420-dependent oxidoreductase — protein MVQIGYTMMTEQAGPRALVEDVVAAEQAGFDFSVTSDHYFPWLESQGHSPYAWSVLGAAAQATSRIPLMTYVTCPTVRYHPAVVAQKAATMQLLSEGRFRLGLGSGENLNEHVVGAGWPSPQTRLEMLEEAIEIIRALFAGDNVNHQGTHFDVANARLWDLPDELPPIGVAVSGGRSCALAGRLADLVIATEPKAELLDSFDRHGGSGKPRVGQLPVCYDPDKDAAVARAHDQFRWSMGGWPVNSELPGPSGFTGATQFVTEQDIAEQIPCGDKVDDFVEAVRPYAEAGFTEIALVQVGGDHQRPFIEWAEKNLLPALRDL, from the coding sequence ATGGTGCAAATCGGCTACACAATGATGACTGAGCAAGCCGGGCCCCGCGCCCTGGTCGAGGATGTGGTCGCCGCCGAGCAGGCGGGCTTCGACTTCTCCGTCACCTCGGACCACTATTTCCCGTGGCTGGAGTCCCAGGGGCACTCCCCGTACGCCTGGAGCGTACTCGGCGCCGCGGCACAGGCCACCTCGCGGATCCCGCTCATGACGTACGTGACCTGCCCGACGGTCCGCTACCACCCGGCCGTGGTCGCGCAGAAGGCCGCGACGATGCAGCTGCTCTCCGAAGGCCGCTTCCGGCTCGGTCTCGGCTCGGGCGAGAACCTCAACGAGCACGTCGTCGGCGCCGGTTGGCCCTCCCCGCAGACCCGGCTCGAGATGCTGGAGGAAGCGATCGAGATCATCCGCGCCCTCTTCGCCGGTGACAACGTGAACCACCAGGGCACCCACTTCGACGTGGCGAACGCCCGCCTGTGGGACCTCCCCGACGAGCTGCCGCCCATCGGCGTCGCGGTCTCGGGCGGGCGCTCCTGCGCCCTGGCCGGACGGCTCGCCGACCTCGTCATCGCGACCGAGCCCAAGGCCGAGCTGCTCGACTCCTTCGACCGGCACGGCGGCAGCGGCAAGCCCCGCGTCGGCCAGCTGCCCGTCTGCTACGACCCCGACAAGGACGCGGCCGTGGCCCGCGCCCACGACCAGTTCCGCTGGTCCATGGGTGGCTGGCCGGTCAACTCCGAACTGCCGGGGCCCTCGGGCTTCACGGGCGCCACGCAGTTCGTCACCGAGCAGGACATCGCGGAGCAGATCCCCTGCGGCGACAAGGTCGACGACTTCGTCGAGGCCGTACGCCCCTACGCCGAGGCCGGCTTCACCGAGATCGCCCTCGTCCAGGTGGGCGGCGACCATCAGCGTCCCTTCATCGAATGGGCCGAGAAGAACCTGCTGCCCGCCCTGCGCGACTTGTGA